In a single window of the Dreissena polymorpha isolate Duluth1 chromosome 3, UMN_Dpol_1.0, whole genome shotgun sequence genome:
- the LOC127874836 gene encoding uncharacterized protein LOC127874836 isoform X1, whose amino-acid sequence MATSLGSGHNSSDLVKDYVCGGCESRNIYERADYFCATCTKFFCRKCIDPHDQIYANHSQYGRGETNKWPLTKTMEDLLLKCDLHKDKKLKMFCQDLSQLSCTDCAFLNHRQCTNVALISESDKNLSLDMQQLSNKLQTIVDELNKFKIKQEASIQSVEVSCNQKLLEIQDLRKKLNAALDRLENTTLKELDEIRTTMLTSLKNDVDTCIKLKDDLKTLIKAVNGLCDKSKKEIEFIASRKCLDKIQESESYLKENHVKVQSLMIFQANADMEQCLSKQSSLGKIVDSMQSLKMKINRDQVLTVKRRLEYTVSIPSDTSQSYFNIGICSLPSGQVIVADYNNKKVKLFDQHYNVSSHCDVSGPLLDICQITSSEVAATCNKDVQFISMNNGKLLSGRKISLQHYAKGIAHHKGELYITSGTALYHYNMTGTLVKKLFEDAGDTFTVFYCAVNPAGDKIYVTNNQQHKLLTLATDGTLISTLEHPELQCPRGVHITPAGQVLVCGYTSNTVIQVDHEGKKKLATLASQRDGLSQPASVCYNTNTHQIIVGLNHNSKIIVMDLQ is encoded by the exons ATGGCAACTTCTCTAGGATCAGGTCATAATAGTTCAGATTTAGTGAAGGACTATGTTTGTGGAGGTTGTGAAAGTAGAAACATTTATGAAAGAGCAGATTATTTTTGTGCAACATGTACAAAGTTTTTCTGCAGAAAATGCATTGATCCTCATGATCAAATATATGCAAACCATTCCCAATATGGAAGAGGAGAAACAAATAAATGGCCCCTTACAAAGACAATGGAGGATTTGCTACTTAAATGTGATTTGCATAAAGACaagaaactgaaaatgttttgTCAGGACCTCAGTCAGCTGTCTTGCACTGATTGTGCTTTTCTGAATCACAG ACAGTGCACAAATGTGGCTCTTATTTCTGAGTCAGACAAAAACCTGTCATTGGATATGCAACAGTTGTCAAACAAACTGCAAACTATTGTTGATGAACTAAATAAGTTTAAGATTAAACAAGAGGCCAGCATTCAATCCGTGGAGGTATCATGTAATCAAAAATTGCTAGAAATCCAAGACCTGCGAAAGAAATTAAATGCTGCTTTGGACAGACTAGAAAATACAACAttgaaagaattggatgaaattcGGACCACAATGCTAACCTCTCTCAAAAACGATGTTGACACCTGCATCAAACTGAAGGATGACTTAAAAACACTCATTAAAGCTGTAAATGGCCTTTGTGATAAGAGCAAGAAAGAAATTGAGTTCATAGCCAGCAGGAAATGTCTGGACAAAATACAAGAGTCAGAGTCATATCTGAAGGAGAACCATGTAAAGGTGCAGAGTTTGATGATATTCCAAGCAAACGCTGACATGGAGCAGTGCCTGTCTAAACAGTCTAGTCTAGGGAAGATTGTAGACAGTATGCAGTCTCTTAAAATGAAGATAAATCGAGACCAGGTGTTAACGGTGAAGAGGAGATTGGAGTATACTGTGAGCATACCAAGTGACACAAGTCAGTCTTACTTCAACATTGGCATTTGCAGCCTGCCTAGTGGCCAGGTCATTGTTGCAGATTACAATAATAAGAAAGTGAAGCTGTTTGACCAGCATTACAATGTGTCCAGTCACTGTGATGTGTCTGGTCCTCTATTGGACATTTGCCAAATCACATCCAGTGAGGTGGCTGCAACTTGCAATAAAGATGTACAATTTATCTCTATGAACAATGGGAAGCTGTTGAGTGGGAGGAAGATTTCATTACAGCACTATGCCAAAGGTATTGCCCACCATAAGGGAGAGTTGTATATCACCTCTGGCACTGCCCTGTACCACTACAATATGACTGGAACACTTGTGAAAAAACTGTTTGAGGATGCTGGAGACACTTTTACAG TGTTTTACTGTGCAGTGAATCCTGCTGGGGACAAGATCTATGTCACCAACAACCAGCAGCACAAGCTCCTTACTCTGGCTACAGATGGGACCCTGATATCCACCCTTGAGCACCCTGAACTACAATGCCCAAGGGGTGTACACATAACACCTGCAGGGCAAGTGTTAGTCTGTGGATACACTTCCAATACTGTCATACAAGTGGATCATGAGGGAAAAAAGAAACTAGCAACTCTGGCTTCACAAAGAGATGGACTCAGCCAACCAGC